The DNA region GAGAGTGATGAAGTCAACAATATTATTCAGGCGTTGGGTATACGTTTCGGTGTGGATGGCGAAGATAGCAAGGAAGCAAATATCGATAAGTTGAGATATAAGAAAGTGATTATCATGACCGATGCCGACGTCGATGGTTCTCACATCGACACGCTGATCATGACGCTCTTCTTCCGCTACTTCCCGCAGGTAATCCGCAACGGATACCTGTATATCGCTACTCCGCCCCTCTATCTCTGCAAAAAAGGTAAAGTGGAGGAATATTGCTGGACAGATCAACAACGCCAGAAATTTATCGACACTTATGGTGGCGGTTCGGAAAATGCCGTACATACACAACGCTACAAAGGTTTGGGTGAAATGAACCCGGAACAGTTGTGGAGTACAACCATGAACCCTGAAAACCGTATGTTGAAACAGATAAGCATTGAGAATGCCGCCGAAGTGGATTATGTCTTTTCCATGCTGATGGGTGAAGACGTTGGACCACGCCGCGATTTCATTGAGAAGAATGCAACATATGCAAATATTGATGCGTAAGAAAAACAGTGATTAATGATTTACGATTAGTGATTAGTCACTGAATAACACGTTTTTATTAACCAACCTCACATCTTACAACGAAGAAACGCCGGACGGACAGGAAAATCCTGTTATCCGGCGTTTTTCTTTTCAGCTCACGAAATAGAAAAATCCGCCCCGTGAGATGGTTCCGTACTATCCCTACAATAGATTCTGTTTCTTCATCTCTTCTGCCACCAATTCCAGCTCAGCATACCAATCCTCACCGAACTTACGTATCAACGGTTCTTTCAAAAACCTGTATACCGGCAGATTCTCTTTCCGTCCCAGCAATACAGCGGCTTTACACACATCCCAACGATTATAATTCACTGCCTTATAAACTCCGTAATTTCCTACCCTGATCGGATACAAATGACAGGAAACAGGTTTGTAGAAATCTATCTTTCCGTCCCGATATGCCTTTTCAATAGCGCAATAACAACAACCCTTCTCATCATAACAAGTAAAAACACAATCCTTGTTGTTGACAATAGAAGTCACCAGATCACCCTCACAATCAGTATACACTACACCTTGTTTCTCTATAACAGCACGTGCCTCGGGAGCAAGTTCTTCCCAAATCACAGGCAGTACTTCTTCCAGCTTTTCTATTTCATCCAGTTCTACCGGCGCCCCGGCATCTCCCTCAATGCAACAAGCACCCTTACAGGCATCCAGATTGCATATAAACTTTTCACGCAGCACATCAAAACTGACAACTACGTCACCTATTTGTATCATCTTCAGCCAAAGAATTAGAAAAGATAAAGGCGGAGTACACCCCGCCTTTACTTATATAGTCATTACTGTTTATTTAATCAAGTCTTTTCCTGTCATATCAGCCGGCTGCGCCATACCCAGAATGTGAAGGATAGAAGGAGCAACATCTGCCAAAACACCATTCTCAACCTTAGCGTTCTTGTTCTCGGTTACATAAACAAAAGGAACCGGATTCAGAGAGTGAGCAGTGTTCGGAGTGCCGTCTTCATTCAATGCATGGTCTGCATTACCGTGGTCAGCGATGATGATTACTTCATAATCGTTGGCTTTGGCAGCTTCTACCGTATCTTTCACACATTCGTCGATAGCTTTTACAGCTTTCTCGATAGCGCTATAAATACCGGTATGTCCTACCATATCACCGTTAGCGTAGTTCACAACAATGAAATCGAACTTCTGAGTGTTGATAGCTTCCACCAATTTATCCTTTACTTCGTAAGCACTCATCTCCGGCTTCAAATCGTAAGTAGCTACTTTCGGAGACGGAACCAGGATGCGCTCTTCAGCGTCATACGGAGTTTCACGACCACCGTTGAAGAAGAAAGTTACGTGAGCATACTTTTCCGTTTCAGCAATGTGCAATTGAGTCTTGCCTTGAGCAGCCAGATATTCTCCCAATGTATTCTGAACATTTTCCTTATCGAAAAGAATATGTACGCCTTTGAAAGATGCATCATACGGAGTCATGCAGTAGTATTGCAGGCCCGGAATGATGTGCATACCCTGTTCCGGCATATCTTGTTGAGTCAGCACTACGGTCAACTCTTTCGCACGGTCGTTACGATAGTTGAAGAAGATAACTACATCACCTTCCTTAATGGTTCCGTCGAAGTTACCATTTACAATCGGCTTGATAAATTCGTCCGTCACACCTTCGTCATAAGATTCCTGCATAGCCTGAACCATATCGGTAACTACTTTACCTTCGCCGTTTACCAGCAAGTCATAAGCCACTTTCACACGTTCCCAACGTTTGTCACGGTCCATTGCATAGAAACGACCTACGATAGAAGCAATCTTACCTGCTGACTTTTCGCAATGTGCAGTCAGTTCTTCAATAAAGCCCTTACCGCTCTTCGGATCGGTATCGCGTCCATCCATGAAGCAGTGAACAAAAGTATTATCCACACCATATTCTTTGGCAATATCGCAAAGTTTGAATAAGTGGTCGAATGAGCTATGTACGCCACCGTTGGAAGTCAATCCCATGAAGTGAACATTCTTACCGTTTTCTTTGGCATAAGTGAAGGCGGAAACGATTCCCGGGTTCTTTAGAATGCTATTGTCGGCACATGCACGGTTAATCTTTACCAGATCCTGATATACGATACGTCCGGCACCAATATTAAGGTGTCCTACTTCCGAGTTACCCATCTGACCATCAGGCAAACCTACGTTTTCACCGCTTGCCTGAAGCTGTGAGTGAGGATATGTTGTCAGCAGACTGTCCCAGTACGGAGTAGGTGTATTGAAAATCACATCGTCTTTCCCCTGATCGCCGATACCCCAGCCATCAAGAATCATTAAAAGGGCTTTCTTACTCATAATATTAATTGATTTTAAATGTACAATCTTTAACCTTAGCAAAAACGTTCTTTATAGAGAGAACGATTTTTCCGGCTGCAAAGGTACAAAAAAGCACGGTTAAAGCGTACTGTTTCAAATGATTTATGTACTTTTGTCGCGCTTTAAAAAACAAAAAACAAGAAATATGGACGATTCAAACCCACGAACGTGCAATAGTATTTATAATTAAAGCGAACAGAGACGTTGCCCGCAATGCCTCAGTTCGTTCCTAAAGAAAGGAGGCCATTACGATGAGAACGTACCTTTATTCTGAAGCCGGCTTTATAGAAAAGTCGCAATGGATGCCCAATAGCTGGGTAAACGTTGAATGCCCCGATGACAATGATTTTGATTTCCTCACCCAAGAGTTGAAAGTTCCGGAATCTTTTTTGGAAGATATCGCCGATGCGGATGAACGCCCGCGTACGGAAACGGAAGGCAACTGGTTGCTCACCATCCTGCGTATCCCGATGCAGAGCAGTCAGCATGGCATTCCCTTTATCACCGTGCCAATAGGCATCATTACTAATAATGAAATTATCGTATCGGTATGTTACCACAAGACTGAACTCATCTCAGATTTTATCCAACATACACGTCGCAAAGGTATCGTAGTAAACAATAAGCTGGACTTGATCCTGCGGATGATTTATTCTTCTGCCGTCTGGTTTTTGAAGTATCTGAAACAGATAAACAATGATGTAGCCAATGCGGAAAAAGAGTTGGAGAAAAGTATCCGCAATGAAGACTTGCTCCGTCTGATGAAGTTGCAAAAAACCCTTGTCTACTTCAACACTTCCATCCGCGGAAATGAAGTGATGATCGGGCGATTGAAGAATATCTTCCAGGATACCGACTATCTGGATATGGAGCTGTTGGAGGATGTAGTCATTGAACTAAAACAGGCATACAATACCGTAAACATTTACAGCGACATCCTGACAGGAACGATGGATGCTTTTGCCTCCATTATTTCCAACAACGTCAATGCTATCATGAAACGCATGACGAGCCTTTCCATCACGCTCATGATACCGACACTGATAGCCAGTTTCTACGGCATGAACGTGGATATTCACTTGGAAGGTTTCCCGTATGCTTTCATATTGATTATCCTGATTTCCGTTATTCTATCGGCAGGAACATTCATTTGGTTCAGGAAGATTAAGTGGTTCTAAAATACCATTACCGCATTTGTTTTTGCATCGAAGATGGTATAGTCGCAGTTTCGTGACTATCATCATCTTCTTTTATTTCTTCTTCCACCTTTTCCACTTTA from Bacteroides sp. MSB163 includes:
- a CDS encoding magnesium transporter CorA family protein, which translates into the protein MRTYLYSEAGFIEKSQWMPNSWVNVECPDDNDFDFLTQELKVPESFLEDIADADERPRTETEGNWLLTILRIPMQSSQHGIPFITVPIGIITNNEIIVSVCYHKTELISDFIQHTRRKGIVVNNKLDLILRMIYSSAVWFLKYLKQINNDVANAEKELEKSIRNEDLLRLMKLQKTLVYFNTSIRGNEVMIGRLKNIFQDTDYLDMELLEDVVIELKQAYNTVNIYSDILTGTMDAFASIISNNVNAIMKRMTSLSITLMIPTLIASFYGMNVDIHLEGFPYAFILIILISVILSAGTFIWFRKIKWF
- a CDS encoding DUF3109 family protein translates to MIQIGDVVVSFDVLREKFICNLDACKGACCIEGDAGAPVELDEIEKLEEVLPVIWEELAPEARAVIEKQGVVYTDCEGDLVTSIVNNKDCVFTCYDEKGCCYCAIEKAYRDGKIDFYKPVSCHLYPIRVGNYGVYKAVNYNRWDVCKAAVLLGRKENLPVYRFLKEPLIRKFGEDWYAELELVAEEMKKQNLL
- the gpmI gene encoding 2,3-bisphosphoglycerate-independent phosphoglycerate mutase translates to MSKKALLMILDGWGIGDQGKDDVIFNTPTPYWDSLLTTYPHSQLQASGENVGLPDGQMGNSEVGHLNIGAGRIVYQDLVKINRACADNSILKNPGIVSAFTYAKENGKNVHFMGLTSNGGVHSSFDHLFKLCDIAKEYGVDNTFVHCFMDGRDTDPKSGKGFIEELTAHCEKSAGKIASIVGRFYAMDRDKRWERVKVAYDLLVNGEGKVVTDMVQAMQESYDEGVTDEFIKPIVNGNFDGTIKEGDVVIFFNYRNDRAKELTVVLTQQDMPEQGMHIIPGLQYYCMTPYDASFKGVHILFDKENVQNTLGEYLAAQGKTQLHIAETEKYAHVTFFFNGGRETPYDAEERILVPSPKVATYDLKPEMSAYEVKDKLVEAINTQKFDFIVVNYANGDMVGHTGIYSAIEKAVKAIDECVKDTVEAAKANDYEVIIIADHGNADHALNEDGTPNTAHSLNPVPFVYVTENKNAKVENGVLADVAPSILHILGMAQPADMTGKDLIK